ACATAATTAACTAAAAATACCCTACCATCTTGAAGTTTTGTTTCTACACCATACCGGGGCTCCCCTGTACTTATCACTAATTCAGTAATTGAAGGTTGTTTACTTAAATTAACAGCCTTTTTACCTATCCTATCCACAGCCCTTAAACCGGTCAGTTTTTCTGCTGCAGGGTTAAATTCTCTGATAATTAAATCCCTATCTACGACAATCAACCCTTCATTTAAAGATTCGATTATTTGCCTTGCCCTTTTTTCTTTAAAATTTTCTAATTGGATTTTCACTTGTTCCTTCATGTAATTTTTAATTACATCTTTATGACTTAAAACTCCTATAATTTTTTTATTATATGGTGATTCCAGTACCGGCATATAACTAATACCATATTTGACAAAGGTCTTCATACTGTTTTGTAAATCAGTATCAGGATAAACATAGTGGACTTTTTCTATAGGAATCATTACTTCCTTAACTTCTACCCTCAAGTTACCTTCCTTAATCACTACATCCTGGAGTACTGTGTGGGTTACCATTCCTACTAATTGTTGACCTTCTGTAACTACAAAGGCACAGGATTCCTTGCTATTTGACATTTCTCTAATGACATCTAGAAAATATTGATCCGGAGAAACCATTAAAAAAGTTTTTTTAAAGATATCCTTCACCAACATGTCCTTTCTCCTTTCGGTACATTTTCCAATCTATTGATGACATTACCTTTATTATCTAATGTAAGGTCGATAGTATAAACAGCCCATTCATTTTCTACAACGATAAAAATTTTATAATTATTTCCCTGTTTTTCCTTTGAAACATAATAATTTTTGCCATTAAATTCACCACAAAAAACCCCTAATTCTTCATAAATTATGTACTTTTCTTCTAAAGCTAAAGCAAAATTTCTCACACTGTTTTGATAATAAAATAAAGTATTGGCTTCTAACATTCTGTTTAATTGATAAAGGATGGCAGCTATGCTCATCAGTAAAAGAAAAAGAATTGATAATATTAAAATATTAATACTGCCTTTATGATTCACCATGGTACCACCAATCTGTAATGTTTAGAGTTTATTATAAATTCTACAACCAAGTTCTTTTCATTATAAGTAAAGTCCATAAATGTGATGTTTTCTATTACTATATAAACACTTCCATCCCTTCTCCAGTATAATGAGTTATTATTACTGACTTCTAATGTATATTCTTGAGAATTGTTAAACCTTTTGTAAATCAATTTCCTTCCCCGATTGCCGTTATTGGTAAACCTAACTGTACTTTTATCTATCATCCTTCCTTCCCGATAAAACAAATTTGTTATAGTTCTAATTCCATAACTCTGTTGACTTTCTTCAGCCAATCCAAACCATGTCTTATAACTTATAGAGATAGCAGTTAATAGTACTAATAAGATAATACCTATTAGTCCAACAGCTAAAAGGATTTCCAATAATGTATACCCTTTAATTTCCCCCATACTTATAGCCCTCCACCACCAGCTCCCTTTCTTTATTACCCCAAAAATACTTTAATACTACTTTAATTACATAAAAATCTTCTATTTTTTCCACTTCTACCCAGCCACTAATATATTCTCCATCATTAGTGAAGAATCCTGCTAAAGGGATGGTTTTTTCTAAATCTTCAAGATTTTCCCTCTTTATCTCCTCAATTAAATTATTTGCGTAAATTATCCCCTCTAGTTCTATCTGACTATATTTAACTCCTCCTAATGTAACTAAAACTGCACTCCCTACAATTATCGCCAAAGTTGCTGTAAGTAAAGCACCTAGGGAAACACTTAACAAAATTCCCCCACTATTTTCTTTAATCATCTAACATCACCTTTACCCTACCGGTTTTTATAGTAATAGTGATCCTTCTAATTTCTCCATATTTATTGCTTATTGTAATACTGCCAAATCTATCGACATAACCTAAATTACTAATGGTAAAACTTGAATGGACATTGGCAAAAATTCCTCTAATCTCATAATCATCAGGAAGCTTTTGTTCTAAAAGGATAAAATTCCCCCTATATACCAAATACCTTTTATTTTTAGAATCAACAAGGAAAACTAGTGTAACATTATTGGCTATGGCATATTCCTTAGCATAAATAATATCATTGGCTATCATGTGAATATATTGATCTAATAGAATCCTTTCATCCCTTCTTGTACTTAAAGAAATAGAAAGGGTAAAAAAAATTATAATAGTTGTAATCCCTAAGACCATTAGCAGTTCTAACAATGTAAAGCCCCTTTTATCCATAATTGACCTCACATTCTTTGAAATAACTGATAGATTGGTAAAAGCAGGGTAAAGACTACTATAAGTACCATTATACCTACACCTGAAATTATTAGCGGTTCAAATAATTTACTAAAGTATATTAGATGTTTATCCAGTAAACGTTTATAATAATTTTCTACCCTTGAGATTCCTAAGGATAAATCACCCCTTTCTTCTGCTATCTTGATGAAATTGACAACTGTCAAATTTTCAAAGGAAGTTTCTTCAAGGACTTGAAAAAAGGGTTTACCTGAATAGAGTTGAAAAGACAACTTATCTAAATCCCCTTCTAGTGATGTTCTAGGAAATTCCTTCATAATTTCTAAAGATTGAAAAAGGGGAGCACCCCTTTGTAGCAAATTAGCCAGGGTTTTATAAAATAAATACTTATCGACAAAAAAGAATAATTTTCCCATAAAAAGCAATTTATAAATTTTTTTCCTTTTATAAAGGATAAAATTGTAGAGTAATAGGGCAATAGTTAAGATAATCAACAAATAACCTAGATTAAATTTTAGAAAGACTCTTACTACTATGTTTTTTTCTATACCCAAAAGGGAATATATATTGACTACAGAAGGAATAACATATGTAAAGGTAAAAATCATAGTTAAAAAAGCGAAAAAAGTTAATATAAAGGGATAAATTAAACTGTGTATTATTTTACTTTTTAATGTATCTTTTTCTTCCAAAAGATT
The Anaerobranca gottschalkii DSM 13577 DNA segment above includes these coding regions:
- a CDS encoding prepilin-type N-terminal cleavage/methylation domain-containing protein — its product is MDKRGFTLLELLMVLGITTIIIFFTLSISLSTRRDERILLDQYIHMIANDIIYAKEYAIANNVTLVFLVDSKNKRYLVYRGNFILLEQKLPDDYEIRGIFANVHSSFTISNLGYVDRFGSITISNKYGEIRRITITIKTGRVKVMLDD
- a CDS encoding type II secretion system F family protein, with the translated sequence MKGKEIKEFLWDLYYLLEGNLPVGQALEIITSNKNNDFYNNCLISIKEGYSFAQSLEIAGFKDRYITQILKVAEQGNFLPEALLDLCNLLEEKDTLKSKIIHSLIYPFILTFFAFLTMIFTFTYVIPSVVNIYSLLGIEKNIVVRVFLKFNLGYLLIILTIALLLYNFILYKRKKIYKLLFMGKLFFFVDKYLFYKTLANLLQRGAPLFQSLEIMKEFPRTSLEGDLDKLSFQLYSGKPFFQVLEETSFENLTVVNFIKIAEERGDLSLGISRVENYYKRLLDKHLIYFSKLFEPLIISGVGIMVLIVVFTLLLPIYQLFQRM
- a CDS encoding prepilin-type N-terminal cleavage/methylation domain-containing protein; this translates as MGEIKGYTLLEILLAVGLIGIILLVLLTAISISYKTWFGLAEESQQSYGIRTITNLFYREGRMIDKSTVRFTNNGNRGRKLIYKRFNNSQEYTLEVSNNNSLYWRRDGSVYIVIENITFMDFTYNEKNLVVEFIINSKHYRLVVPW